CGAACGCGACACCGGAAAGAAAAAAGGCGACGAGCCCCCACAAGAGCCATCCCGTCGAGAGAATCGGAATGCCGCCCACGGCGGCGGCGCCGAAACCGCCGATAAGCAACAGCAGAATCCCCGGAATCGTGAAGAAACGATCGGCGGCGATGATGCCGTCGACGGTCGTCGCCATGACGATTGCGTTGCGAGTCCTATCGGCGAATTGCTTCCAAAACACGCCCACCGT
The window above is part of the Candidatus Cybelea sp. genome. Proteins encoded here:
- a CDS encoding DUF2269 family protein; protein product: MYLTLKLVHIAGVVLFLGNITVGVFWKQFADRTRNAIVMATTVDGIIAADRFFTIPGILLLLIGGFGAAAVGGIPILSTGWLLWGLVAFFLSGVAFGPLSRTQRQLSRAAHGGNFEEYDRLSKNWNVWGTIALLFPVIAFVLMILKPSLPAF